The sequence GCTGGCGCCGGCTGCACGGCGGCAACCGGGTGGACGGCGCCAGCGGCTGGATCTGCCTCGACCAGTACGGCAACCCGCACAACAAGGCCGTCCCGATCGTCCACCTCGACCCGGCCGTCCGCGGCGCCGTCCTGGACACCGTCGCCTGGCCGCTCGGCCACGCCCCCGACGCCAACTGCTCCATCGGCGCGGAAGGCTGACGACCCTACCGGCCGTCCCGCGCGCCGGGCACGGCCCGGGGGAGCGCGCGGGGGAACGCGCGGGGAAGGGTGAAACCGACCTCCGCGCCGCCCTCCGGTCCGGTGCCGGCGAACACGGTGCCGCCGTCGGCGGTGACGAGGTCGTGGACGATGGCCAGCCCCAGCCCGGAGCCCGGCGTCGACTGGGTGCCCGACCCCCGGTAGAAGCGGTCGAAGACGGCGTCCCGCTCCTCGGGCCCGATCCCCGGCCCGAGGTCGCGCACCACCAGCCGCATGCACGGCACCCCGCCGGCACCGCCCGCACCGGCACCGCCCCCAGCGGCGCCGTCCCTGCCGGTACCGCCCCCGCCGTCGTTCCGGCCCGCACCGGCCGGTGCCGTCCCGACCAGCACCGTGACCGGAGTGTCCCCGGGGCTGAACTTGACCGCGTTGGCCAGCAGGTTGTCGATGCAGCGGTGCAGCGCGCGCGGCCGGGCGAGCACGACCGCGGCCGGGTCCCGGTCCGGCCCGGTGCCCGCCGTGCCCACGGTGATGACACGCCCGGTGCGCCGCCGGAACCGGTCCGCGCAGTCCTCGGCCGCCGCCGCCAGGTCCAGCGGCTCCGGGTCCTCGTCGGCCTGCCGGTCGACGGACAGCTCGACCAGCTCGCGCACCAGCTCGTCGAGCGCGACGCTCTCCGCGACCAGGGTGGCGAGGATCTTCTCCTCGTCCTCGGGCGCCAGCCGGCCCCGGGCCCGCTGCAACAGCTCCGCGCTCCCGCGCACCGAGGTGAGCGGGGTGCGCAGCTCGTGGCTGGCGTTCTGCACCAGCCGCTGCTGCGCCTCCCGGGAGCGGCGCAGCGCGTCGAGCATCACCTCGAAGGCGAGGGTCAGCCGACCCACCTCGTCTCGCCCCGCGGCCGGGAGCGCGGTGCCGAGGTCCTGGGTCGAACTGATCCGCTCGGCGGCGCGGGCCAGCCGACGCATCGGACGGAGGATCCGGCCGATCAGCAGCCAGCTGAGCGCGGCGCAGGCGGCGGCCGAACCCGCCGTCGTCCAGCCGATCCGCCCGAGGAACTCCCGGTCCACCCGCTCGGCGTCCGCGTAGTCCTGACTGACGACCAGGGCGCCGTGGCCCTCGCCGCGTCCCAGGACCAGCACCCCGAAGGTGCGGTCGCCGACCGTGCTCTCGGCCAGCAGCCGGCCCTCGCCGGAGCGGGCCACCGCGAGCGCGCCCGGGGGGACCGGCAGGGTGGTGCGGCCGGGGGAGAGCGGCCGCACCGTGCCGTCCGCGAGGAGCAGCTGCTCGGCGGTGTCGGGCCGCTCGGCGGGGACCCGCCCGGCGTCGAGGACGGCGGCGACGGCTTCCGCCCGGTCGACCAGCGCCCGGTCGAACTGGTCGGCGACCGTCGCGGTGACCCCGCGGTAGGAGCTGACCACGGAGACGATCACGGCCAGCAGGGTGGCGGCCACCACCACGAGGGTGATCCTGGTGCGCAGCACTACGCGGCCCGCACGAGGTAGCCGACGTTGCGGACGGTGTGGATCAGCCGGGGTTCGCCGCCCTCCTCGCTCTTGCGGCGCAGATAGCCGATGTAGACGTCGAGCGAGCGCGAGTCGGTGTCGAAGTCGTAGCCCCAGATCCGCTCGTAGATCTGCGGGCGGGTGAGCACCGCGCCCTGGTTGCGCAGCAGCAGTTCCAGCAGGTCGAACTCGGTCTTGGTGAGGTCGAGGAGCCGGCCGCCGCGGTGGGCACGGCGCGCGGCGGTGTCCACCGCGAGGTCCTGGCAGGCCAGCACCCCCGGATCGGCGGCCGGGGCGGAGCGCCGGAGCAGGGCGCGTATCCGGGCCAGCAGTTCCTCGGTGGCGAAGGGCTTGGCCAGGTAGTCGTCCGCCCCGGCGTCCAGCCCGGCGACCCGGTCGCCGAGCTGGTGCCGGGCGGTGAGCACCAGGACCGGCAGCCGGTCGCCGCGGCGGCGCAGCATCCGGCACAGGGCCAGCCCGTCCAGCCGGGGCATCACCACGTCCACCACGGCGAGGTCGGGGCGGTGTCGCTCCAGCAGCTCCAGGGCGTCCTGCCCGTCGGTGGCGGTGAGGACCGAGTAGCCCTCGAAACGCAGCAACTGGTCGAGGGTGGTGCGGACACCGGGGTCGTCCTCGACGACGAGCACGGTGCGGCCGTGGGTGGCGGTGGCATCTGTCATGGCGTCATTCTCGCTGGTCGTGGCGGATGGTGGGGGTGCGGACGGACGCCCCGTCCGGTGTCAGCGGCGCACCGGGGAGACGGTGATCGGCGGTACGGCGGCCGTGCACGAGGTGTCGCCCGGCTGCCCGGTGCGGACGAAGGAGTCGACGATCCCCAGCGTGCAGTGCGTGGACTCCAGCTCCGCCACGTGTCCGGCGTTGGGCACCGTGACGACGGTCGAGCGCCGGAACTGGGCCGCCGACTCACGGGTGGCGCTCTCCGGGGTGTTGGAGTCGAGGTCGCCGGCGAACAGCAGCACCGGCACGTCCGGCTGCGCGGCGTCCACCGGCTGGGGGCGGGCGGTGCCGGTGCGCGGCCATCGGATGCAGGCGTCGGCGCCGTCGGTCTGCCCCTCGGTGAAGCCCTTGACGCTGAACGCCCCGAACCGGCCCGGGTCGGCCGCCGACAGCGCCGCCCGGTACTCGCGCCGGCGCTCCGGCAGCGAGGAGTCCACGGACCAGGCCCGCGGGTAGTCGTTGCAGACCACGGCCAGGAAGGACGCCTGGTCCTCCCGGGTCGCGAGCCGGTAGTCGGCGTCGACCAGGGACCGCAGCGCGCGGTCGTCGCCGCGGGCCGCATCGTGCAGCGCGGCCGGCAGCCCGCCGAGCAGCGAGGGCTCGGCCGGGCTCTCCCCGGCGCCGCGGCTGGCCGCCTCGTACAGCAGATTGGCGAGCTTGTCCTCGGTGAAG comes from Streptomyces sp. TLI_053 and encodes:
- a CDS encoding HAMP domain-containing sensor histidine kinase, producing MLRTRITLVVVAATLLAVIVSVVSSYRGVTATVADQFDRALVDRAEAVAAVLDAGRVPAERPDTAEQLLLADGTVRPLSPGRTTLPVPPGALAVARSGEGRLLAESTVGDRTFGVLVLGRGEGHGALVVSQDYADAERVDREFLGRIGWTTAGSAAACAALSWLLIGRILRPMRRLARAAERISSTQDLGTALPAAGRDEVGRLTLAFEVMLDALRRSREAQQRLVQNASHELRTPLTSVRGSAELLQRARGRLAPEDEEKILATLVAESVALDELVRELVELSVDRQADEDPEPLDLAAAAEDCADRFRRRTGRVITVGTAGTGPDRDPAAVVLARPRALHRCIDNLLANAVKFSPGDTPVTVLVGTAPAGAGRNDGGGGTGRDGAAGGGAGAGGAGGVPCMRLVVRDLGPGIGPEERDAVFDRFYRGSGTQSTPGSGLGLAIVHDLVTADGGTVFAGTGPEGGAEVGFTLPRAFPRALPRAVPGARDGR
- a CDS encoding response regulator transcription factor, which gives rise to MTDATATHGRTVLVVEDDPGVRTTLDQLLRFEGYSVLTATDGQDALELLERHRPDLAVVDVVMPRLDGLALCRMLRRRGDRLPVLVLTARHQLGDRVAGLDAGADDYLAKPFATEELLARIRALLRRSAPAADPGVLACQDLAVDTAARRAHRGGRLLDLTKTEFDLLELLLRNQGAVLTRPQIYERIWGYDFDTDSRSLDVYIGYLRRKSEEGGEPRLIHTVRNVGYLVRAA